Proteins encoded by one window of Paroedura picta isolate Pp20150507F chromosome 11, Ppicta_v3.0, whole genome shotgun sequence:
- the LOC143820753 gene encoding uncharacterized protein LOC143820753, which translates to MIRCTLHLPPPFCSATSESNMESSSQASSVPATGRGPTWRDAEIRDLIGIFSEEKIQDAFQSSHRNREVFEQVAIKMRALGHNRTGLECRSKTKTMRAEYMRAVNHNKGSGNEKVTCPYFEEQRQLYGDGEGSGRPKRVGRSLKVVRKPAAPVEEPPAEEDPGEGTSSSFRPPPPVQQRAAESVTLDLIAIAPGEQEEAPEQTPLASETQLPGTGPLESPAAPDVDSDSGASTNIDFIPGTQEEEQPGVLGPPARRRRIQIQDEVLSDEEEEPPLPPGSPPPRGALPAEERLTRERGRLRRVSVLTSVGERLLEHCYEESRRAAAADQAMLTLIAQEGRKLRAVLRETNQILREGVEEVRLIRRLMERAVAVMERAYPPQIAPPPPPTPTPPLPAPTPPTPSQNASTQTRRRTILGKRKIKPADKYSPS; encoded by the exons atgatccgttgcaccctgcacctcccaccaccattttgctcagctactagcgaaagcaacatggaatcgtcttctcaagcctcgtccgtccctgcaaccggccgtggccctacttggagggacgcggagatcagggacctgatcgggattttctcggaggagaaaatccaggacgcgttccagtcctcccacaggaatagggaggtttttgaacaagtggctattaagatgcgcgccctgggccacaacaggaccggccttgaatgccggtcgaagaccaagacaatgagggcagagtatatgcgtgccgtgaaccataataagggttccggcaacgaaaaggttacctgcccctacttcgaggagcagcgccagctgtacggggacggggaaggatccggcaggccgaagcgcgtcggccggagccttaaggtggttcggaagccggctgccccggtcgaggaaccacccgctgaggaggatcccggcgagggaacctcgtccagctttcgccctccaccccccgtccagcaacgagccgcggaatcggtaacgctggacctgatcgccatcgctcctggggagcaagaggaggctcctgagcaaacgccccttgcctccg agacacagttgccagggacggggcccctagagtctccagcagcacctgacgtggatagtgattcgggggcatcaactaacattg atttcatacccggaacacaggaggaggaacagcctggggtgcttggacctcctgcccggcgcaggcggatacagattcaagatg aggttctttcagatgaggaggaggaaccacccctgcctccaggcagcccaccacctagaggtgcgctcccagcagaggagaggcttacgagggaacgcggcaggctgaggcgcgtctccgtcttgacaagcgtgggagagaggctccttgagcactgctatgaggagtcacggcgtgccgcggccgctgaccaagccatgctcacactcattgcccaggaggggagaaaattgagggcagtccttagagagacaaaccaaatcctacgcgaaggcgtggaggaggtgcgactgataaggagactcatggagagggcagtagcggtcatggaaagggcctaccctccacaaatcgcccccccaccaccacccacaccaacaccaccacttccagcacccaccccaccaactccctctcagaatgcctccacccaaacaagaaggaggactattctcggaaagagaaaaattaaaccagcagacaagtactccccctcctag